In the Harmonia axyridis chromosome 3, icHarAxyr1.1, whole genome shotgun sequence genome, one interval contains:
- the LOC123675436 gene encoding uncharacterized protein LOC123675436, whose translation MPRPRGRARNIGRRTQHAQLVHDHRLNRTVKEHSMDNVNLRDRAACTRANENLEQRAQRLRANTLRQREARQRATNAHRERNQQRVQDNRALARASLNRLAFEYDPEIDYSSHALITIGSMDKECQHCHAFKYKGESAGLCCASGKISLPPLKPPPEPLKTLLAGITSQSKLFLRKIRKLNSCFQMTSFAATKIIHNEDGRNFESTFKIQGQVYHQIGSLLPMPDADPKFLQIYFMGNEEQQSHTRCVYNHIEQMEEREIVDILERFLQNHNQLVQLFKTLSNRLQNDNYVIVIKADKVPYGEHAGTYNVPTINEVAVVMAGDPCERRDIRIQRRDNTMQIIQDNHRSYDALQYPLIFWEGEDGYHLNIKQRNPTTGEELTKKVSAMNFYAYRLMIRANEDNNILRCRQLHISSVHRRYVCKN comes from the exons atgccACGTCCTCGTGGAAGAGCAAGAAATATTGGTCGACGTACTCAGCACGCGCAATTAGTTCATGATCATCGATTGAATAGAACAGTAAAAGAACATTCTATGGATAATGTAAATTTAAGAGATCGAGCTGCATGTACACGTGCAAATGAAAATTTAGAGCAACGTGCTCAACGTCTTCGTGCTAATACATTAAGACAACGAGAGGCACGTCAACGAGCGACCAACGCACATAGAGAACGTAACCAACAGCGAGTACAAGATAATCGAGCATTGGCACGAGCATCACTTAATCGTCTCGCGTTTGAATATGATCCTGAAATAGATTATTCATCACATGCATTGATCACGATTGGTAGTATGGACAAAGAGTGTCAACATTGTCATGCTTTCAAGTACAAAGGTGAATCAGCTGGTTTATGTTGCGCATCTGGAAAAATATCACTGCCACCGCTAAAACCACCACCAGAACCTTTAAAAACGCTTTTAGCTGGAATCACATCTCAATCGAAATTATTTTTACGGAAAATtcgtaaattaaattcatgcttcCAAATGACATCATTTGCagcaacaaaaattattcataatgaagATGGCCGTAATTTTGAATCCACATTCAAAATTCAAGGCCAAGTATATCACCAAATTGGTTCGTTACTTCCAATGCCTGATGCCGatccaaaatttttacaaatttattttatggGGAATGAAGAGCAACAATCACATACACGCTGCGTTTACAACCATATAGAACAGATGGAGGAACGAGAAATTGTGGACATTTTGGAAAGGTTTTTGCAAAACCATAACCAATTAGTACAATTGTTCAAGACTCTTTCTAACAGACTGCAAAACGATAACTATGTCATTGTTATTAAAGCAGACAAAGTACCCTATGGAGAGCACGCAGGCACATATAATGTTCCAACCATTAATGAAGTGGCAGTTGTTATGGCTGGTGACCCATGTGAACGTAGAGACATTCGCATACAACGCAGAGATAATACGATGCAAATAATTCAAGACAATCATCGTTCTTACGATGCTTTGCAGTATCCGTTAATATTTTGGGAAGGAGAAGACGGAtatcatttaaatattaaacAACGGAATCCAACTACAG GTGAAGAACTGACCAAGAAAGTTAGTGCCATGAATTTCTACGCATATCGGTTAATGATTCGTGCTAATGAAGATAATAATATTCTCCGCTGTAGACAGCTACATATTTCATCAGTACATCGTCGATATGTATGTAAAAATTGA